A single Marinitoga aeolica DNA region contains:
- a CDS encoding glycine C-acetyltransferase: MNFYEQLVSEMNELKSNGLFVTIRTLNGAQGAWFEVDGKKVLNLCSNNYLGFANNERLKKAAIAAVEKYGVGPGAVRSIAGTMDIHHQLEKELAEFKKTEATLVVQSGFNANQAVIPAITTAEDAILSDELNHASIIDGVRLSKAKKYVWKHKDVKDLEEKLKEAKNNGARRLLIITDGVFSMDGDLAPLPEIVEVAEKYDAIVMVDDAHGEGVLGESGRGIVDHFHLHGRVDIEVGTLSKAFGVVGGFIAGKKELIEYLKQKARPFLFSSSLSPAETGAALEAVRILTESGEIVEKLWDNAKYFKDKLNALGFDTWHSETPITPVMLYDAKVAKEFSLKLFEEGIFAQSIGYPTVPKGLARIRVMISAAHTKKDLDFAVEKFEKIGKELNIIK, from the coding sequence ATGAATTTTTATGAACAATTAGTTTCTGAAATGAATGAATTAAAATCAAACGGTCTTTTTGTTACTATTAGAACATTAAATGGTGCTCAAGGTGCTTGGTTTGAAGTTGATGGGAAAAAGGTATTAAACTTATGTTCAAATAATTATCTTGGATTCGCAAACAATGAAAGACTTAAGAAAGCTGCTATTGCTGCTGTTGAAAAGTATGGTGTGGGTCCAGGCGCTGTTAGAAGCATTGCTGGAACAATGGATATCCATCACCAATTAGAAAAAGAGCTTGCTGAGTTTAAAAAAACAGAAGCAACTCTCGTTGTACAATCTGGTTTTAATGCTAATCAAGCTGTTATTCCAGCAATAACAACTGCTGAAGATGCTATTTTATCTGATGAATTAAATCATGCAAGTATTATAGATGGTGTAAGACTATCAAAAGCAAAAAAATATGTCTGGAAACACAAAGATGTTAAAGATCTCGAAGAAAAGTTAAAAGAAGCCAAAAACAATGGAGCTAGAAGACTTTTAATTATAACTGATGGTGTTTTCAGTATGGACGGAGATCTTGCGCCATTACCAGAAATTGTTGAAGTAGCAGAAAAATATGATGCAATAGTAATGGTTGATGATGCCCATGGAGAAGGTGTTCTTGGCGAAAGTGGAAGAGGAATTGTCGACCATTTCCATTTACACGGTAGAGTGGACATAGAAGTAGGGACATTATCCAAAGCCTTTGGGGTTGTTGGTGGATTTATTGCTGGTAAAAAAGAATTAATTGAATATCTTAAACAAAAAGCAAGACCTTTCTTATTTAGTAGTTCATTATCACCAGCAGAAACTGGTGCTGCTTTAGAGGCAGTTAGAATATTAACAGAAAGTGGAGAGATAGTAGAAAAATTATGGGATAATGCTAAATATTTTAAAGATAAATTAAATGCTCTTGGTTTTGATACATGGCATAGCGAAACACCAATTACTCCTGTAATGCTATACGATGCAAAGGTAGCAAAAGAATTTAGTTTAAAATTATTTGAAGAGGGTATATTTGCACAATCAATAGGATACCCAACAGTTCCAAAAGGATTAGCAAGAATCAGGGTTATGATCAGTGCCGCACATACGAAAAAAGATTTAGATTTTGCTGTAGAAAAGTTTGAAAAGATTGGTAAAGAATTAAATATTATAAAATAA
- a CDS encoding ABC transporter permease, with amino-acid sequence MKILSLMKYELLKIFRNKGFLLSLILIPVLLSYLGSNLFPENMLSDYKIAVYNEDNSFLGRFGFLFLSQFFKWKDAVQITSQNELVKAVKDNEFDSILIIPKGFMNNLKNYKNTKLILVPNPNDLDSSVAIYTVVKALFNELSGIPEISTGSTTQFLLKGGISVDKKRNPPDIEIQIPNIKDGSLKNIKNASLDFQDMLAPSAILVLILIFSMGGIGISISQTRENGLLDIYRANGLKIWEFSLYKLFTYIILGLISSVITFYVFRHFGSNFSGGEMNMMILIILNVFMFATFGLLIASISKTTRTTTFLLAIFIGTMVLFGDVLISIPKDSVWYKWSYALPIKYSIDSLRKVALLNYNLSMVSKDLYIMLLFTIMSFIISYISLSYIEKK; translated from the coding sequence ATGAAAATATTATCACTGATGAAATATGAACTCTTGAAAATTTTTAGAAATAAAGGTTTTTTATTATCGTTGATTCTTATTCCGGTATTGCTGTCGTATTTAGGTTCCAACCTATTTCCAGAAAATATGTTATCTGATTATAAAATAGCTGTATATAATGAGGATAATTCTTTTTTAGGAAGATTTGGTTTTCTTTTTTTGAGTCAATTTTTTAAATGGAAAGATGCTGTTCAAATAACATCTCAAAATGAGCTGGTAAAAGCTGTAAAAGATAATGAATTTGATTCAATTTTAATAATACCAAAAGGTTTTATGAATAATTTAAAAAATTATAAGAATACAAAATTAATTTTAGTACCCAATCCCAATGATCTAGATAGCAGTGTAGCAATTTATACAGTTGTAAAAGCGTTGTTTAATGAATTATCTGGAATACCTGAAATTTCAACGGGATCTACAACTCAATTTCTTCTAAAAGGCGGAATCTCTGTAGATAAAAAGAGAAATCCTCCAGATATTGAAATACAAATCCCTAATATAAAAGATGGAAGTTTAAAAAATATAAAAAATGCGTCTCTAGATTTTCAGGACATGTTAGCTCCATCTGCAATACTTGTCTTAATATTAATTTTTTCAATGGGAGGTATAGGTATTTCAATTTCGCAAACCAGGGAAAATGGATTATTGGATATATATAGAGCAAATGGTTTGAAAATATGGGAATTCTCATTATATAAGCTTTTTACATATATTATCTTAGGTCTTATTTCAAGTGTTATTACATTTTATGTATTCAGACATTTTGGGAGTAATTTTTCAGGCGGCGAAATGAATATGATGATTTTAATAATTTTAAATGTATTTATGTTTGCAACATTTGGATTATTAATTGCTTCCATTTCTAAAACAACAAGAACTACAACATTTTTATTAGCTATATTTATAGGTACAATGGTATTGTTTGGTGATGTGCTGATTTCAATTCCAAAAGATTCTGTGTGGTATAAATGGTCGTATGCATTACCGATAAAATATTCCATAGATTCTTTAAGAAAAGTAGCTTTATTAAATTACAATCTTTCAATGGTAAGTAAAGATTTATATATTATGTTATTATTTACAATAATGTCATTCATTATTAGTTACATATCACTCTCTTATATTGAGAAGAAATAG
- the upp gene encoding uracil phosphoribosyltransferase — MNLRNLTVVEHPLIKHKLTIMRSKDTGPKEFRELLKEITQLLTYEATRNLPTIKVEIETPIQHTIGEMVEDKKITIVPILRAGLGMMDGILSLVPNASIGFLGIYRDPESLKPVEYYLKFPPFSENHYVFIVDPMLATGFSIRYAIKKVKEFGVKNIIVMSLLAAPEGVKNIEEEYPDVKIFTAALDEKLNDHAYIIPGLGDAGDRLFRTK, encoded by the coding sequence ATGAATCTTCGTAATCTTACTGTTGTTGAGCACCCTTTAATAAAACATAAACTTACTATTATGAGAAGCAAAGATACTGGACCAAAAGAATTTAGAGAACTTTTAAAGGAAATAACCCAATTGCTAACCTACGAAGCCACACGTAATTTACCAACTATTAAAGTCGAAATTGAAACGCCTATTCAGCATACTATCGGCGAAATGGTGGAAGACAAAAAAATAACTATAGTTCCAATTTTACGAGCGGGACTTGGTATGATGGATGGTATTCTCAGTCTTGTACCTAATGCAAGCATTGGATTTTTAGGCATATATAGAGATCCAGAATCACTAAAACCTGTTGAATACTATTTAAAATTCCCACCCTTTAGTGAAAATCACTATGTTTTTATTGTTGACCCAATGTTAGCAACTGGTTTTTCTATTAGATACGCTATAAAAAAGGTTAAAGAGTTCGGGGTTAAAAATATAATCGTAATGTCTTTACTTGCTGCTCCTGAAGGAGTTAAAAATATTGAAGAAGAATATCCTGACGTAAAAATATTCACAGCTGCACTTGATGAAAAATTAAATGACCACGCTTACATAATACCTGGTTTAGGTGATGCAGGAGATAGACTATTTAGAACAAAATAA
- the ftsY gene encoding signal recognition particle-docking protein FtsY: protein MGFFNKIAKGLKKTRDKFFGNIKTLFSGRTLDDDVLEELEEIMILSDVGVEATHDILEKLKERYRKEKNEDPLLLLRDIMVEHLDNKPLEFNPDKKPFVILVVGVNGTGKTTTIAKLGKIYKEKGNDVVFAAGDTFRAAAIEQLKEWGNRLNIDVIAHSHGADAAAVAYDALNHAVAKNRDVVIIDTAGRLHTKSNLMEELKKIKRVIQKVIPDAPHETLLVLDGTTGQNGIVQAQVFKEAIDLSGIVVTKLDGTAKGGIAFAINQEIGIPIKLIGVGEKADDLQIFDPKVYCNALLGIDE from the coding sequence ATGGGTTTTTTTAATAAGATAGCTAAAGGGTTGAAAAAAACAAGAGATAAATTTTTTGGGAATATTAAAACGCTATTTTCTGGAAGAACACTTGATGATGATGTTTTGGAAGAGCTTGAAGAAATAATGATTTTATCAGATGTTGGAGTTGAAGCTACACATGATATATTGGAGAAATTGAAAGAAAGATATAGAAAAGAAAAAAATGAAGATCCACTTCTACTTTTAAGAGATATTATGGTAGAACATCTTGACAATAAGCCTTTGGAATTTAATCCGGATAAAAAACCTTTTGTTATTTTAGTAGTTGGGGTTAATGGTACAGGGAAAACCACAACTATTGCAAAACTGGGAAAAATTTATAAAGAAAAGGGGAATGATGTTGTGTTTGCTGCTGGAGATACATTCAGGGCAGCAGCTATAGAGCAATTAAAAGAATGGGGAAATAGATTAAATATTGATGTAATTGCACATTCACATGGAGCAGATGCTGCAGCTGTGGCTTATGATGCTCTGAATCATGCAGTAGCTAAAAATAGAGATGTAGTTATCATTGACACAGCAGGAAGGTTACATACTAAAAGTAATTTAATGGAAGAATTGAAAAAAATAAAGAGGGTAATTCAAAAGGTTATACCAGATGCCCCACATGAAACATTATTGGTATTGGATGGAACAACAGGTCAAAATGGAATAGTTCAAGCGCAAGTTTTTAAAGAAGCTATAGATTTAAGTGGTATAGTAGTGACGAAATTAGATGGTACTGCAAAAGGTGGGATAGCTTTCGCTATAAATCAGGAAATAGGCATTCCAATTAAACTTATAGGTGTGGGAGAAAAGGCAGATGATTTACAGATTTTTGATCCTAAGGTTTATTGTAATGCATTATTAGGTATAGATGAATAA